In Flavobacterium cerinum, one genomic interval encodes:
- the argC gene encoding N-acetyl-gamma-glutamyl-phosphate reductase — MIKAGIIGGSGYTAGELMRLIQNHPKATVDFIYSTTNAGKPVTDIHQDLLGDTDLIFTDTINPDVNIVFLCLGHGQSKDFLEKHSFASHTRIIDLGNDFRLKQDADSFVYGLPELNRKEIKAAKYIANPGCFATAIQLALLPLAQNSQLTDTIHINATTGSTGAGVKPSATSHHSWRNNNMSHYKAFEHQHLGEIRQSLMQLQSDFNHEILLIPNRGDFTRGIFATLYMKTDIPLATITEQYQTYYQDHPFVVATTENIHLKQVVQTNKCIISLEKKGDYFLITAVIDNLIKGASGQAIQNMNLMFGLDEKTGLQLKSGNF; from the coding sequence ATGATTAAAGCAGGTATTATAGGAGGATCAGGCTATACGGCAGGAGAATTAATGCGTCTGATCCAAAACCACCCGAAAGCCACTGTCGACTTTATATACAGTACCACCAATGCAGGAAAACCCGTAACCGATATCCATCAGGATTTATTGGGTGATACCGATTTGATTTTTACGGATACAATAAATCCGGACGTTAATATCGTTTTTCTTTGCCTCGGACACGGACAATCGAAAGACTTTCTGGAAAAACACAGCTTTGCCTCACATACGCGAATTATTGATTTAGGGAATGATTTCCGTTTGAAACAAGACGCTGATTCTTTTGTTTACGGACTTCCGGAATTAAATCGCAAGGAAATTAAAGCCGCTAAATATATCGCTAACCCGGGTTGTTTTGCTACGGCAATTCAGTTGGCACTTTTGCCATTGGCACAAAATAGTCAACTGACTGATACGATTCATATCAACGCAACTACAGGAAGTACCGGAGCCGGTGTAAAGCCGTCGGCAACGTCACATCATAGTTGGCGCAATAATAATATGTCGCATTACAAAGCTTTTGAACATCAGCATCTGGGCGAGATCCGTCAAAGTCTGATGCAGCTTCAAAGCGATTTTAATCACGAGATTTTATTGATTCCGAACCGCGGTGATTTTACACGTGGCATATTCGCAACGCTTTATATGAAAACTGATATTCCGCTGGCAACAATTACAGAACAATATCAAACGTATTATCAAGATCATCCGTTTGTTGTAGCTACAACCGAAAATATACATCTGAAACAGGTTGTCCAAACCAACAAATGCATCATCAGTCTGGAGAAAAAGGGCGACTATTTCCTGATTACGGCTGTTATCGACAACCTGATAAAAGGAGCTTCGGGACAAGCCATTCAAAATATGAACCTCATGTTCGGTTTGGATGAAAAAACAGGATTACAATTAAAATCCGGCAATTTTTAA
- a CDS encoding GNAT family N-acetyltransferase: protein MDVIIVIAQKEHYSYAQEICDTIETSALQRGTGIAKRTPEYIHKKIAMQDAVIALENGKFAGFCYIESWSHGKFVAHSGLIVHPDYRHLGLAKKIKTFVFEYSQKKYPEAKIFGITTGLAVMKINSDLGYRPVPFSELTDDPSFWSGCKTCSNFDILQRKENKMCLCTGMLYDPNEKRNRKITYTFNQKVLSRLKNIKQALFLKK, encoded by the coding sequence ATGGATGTAATCATTGTTATTGCTCAAAAAGAGCATTATTCCTATGCGCAGGAAATTTGTGATACGATCGAAACCTCAGCGTTGCAAAGAGGTACCGGAATTGCTAAAAGAACTCCGGAATACATTCACAAAAAGATTGCGATGCAGGATGCTGTCATTGCGTTGGAAAACGGAAAATTCGCGGGTTTCTGCTATATCGAAAGCTGGAGTCACGGAAAATTCGTAGCCCATTCCGGACTAATTGTTCATCCGGATTACCGTCATCTCGGGTTAGCTAAAAAAATCAAAACGTTTGTTTTCGAGTATTCGCAAAAAAAGTATCCTGAAGCTAAAATTTTCGGTATTACAACCGGATTAGCTGTTATGAAAATTAATTCCGATCTGGGTTATAGACCTGTACCGTTTTCAGAACTCACCGATGATCCGAGTTTCTGGAGTGGCTGTAAAACCTGCTCGAATTTCGATATCCTGCAACGGAAGGAAAACAAAATGTGCCTCTGTACCGGAATGTTATACGACCCGAACGAGAAAAGAAACCGAAAAATCACCTATACGTTTAATCAGAAAGTATTAAGCCGACTCAAAAACATCAAACAGGCTCTTTTTCTAAAAAAATAA
- a CDS encoding aspartate aminotransferase family protein, which produces MSLFNVYPIYNITPTKASGAKVWDANNQEYLDFYGGHGVISIGHSHPAYVKAITEQVNAIGFYSNSIQNPIQEQLAQKLTTLSGYPDYSLFLCNSGAEANENALKLASFHNGKSKVIAFRKAFHGRTSAAVSVTDNPVIVAPINQNHPVVFLPLNDIDAVTTEIAKGDVCAVIIEGIQGVGGLDEGTTAFFQSLQQLCKDSNVVLILDEIQSGYGRSGKFFAHQFHAIQPDIISIAKGMGNGFPIGGILISPKFKATHGLLGTTFGGNHLACAAALAVLNTIEQEQLIENVNQISSYFRVQIEQIPEIKKIKGKGLMLGLEFDFEVNTLRQKLIYEGHIFTGNASQKNLLRILPPLSITKQDIDSFITGLQKALQSLK; this is translated from the coding sequence ATGAGTTTATTCAACGTTTATCCGATATATAATATAACACCGACCAAAGCATCCGGTGCCAAAGTTTGGGATGCTAACAATCAGGAATACCTGGACTTCTACGGCGGTCACGGAGTGATTTCGATCGGACATTCCCATCCGGCTTATGTAAAAGCGATTACAGAGCAGGTCAATGCTATCGGTTTCTATTCCAATTCAATACAAAACCCGATACAGGAACAGTTGGCGCAAAAGCTAACAACCCTTTCCGGCTATCCGGATTATTCATTATTCCTTTGTAATTCCGGTGCGGAAGCCAATGAAAACGCCTTAAAACTGGCTTCATTTCACAACGGAAAATCAAAGGTAATTGCATTCCGAAAAGCCTTCCACGGCAGAACCTCAGCAGCTGTTTCCGTAACCGATAATCCTGTAATTGTAGCACCGATAAACCAAAATCATCCGGTGGTTTTTCTTCCGTTAAACGATATTGATGCCGTAACTACGGAAATCGCCAAAGGTGATGTTTGTGCTGTTATTATAGAAGGAATTCAGGGTGTTGGCGGACTAGATGAAGGCACAACTGCTTTTTTTCAATCGTTACAACAATTGTGCAAGGACAGCAATGTCGTACTAATTCTGGATGAAATACAAAGCGGATACGGACGTTCCGGGAAGTTTTTCGCCCATCAATTCCATGCTATCCAACCGGACATTATTTCGATAGCCAAAGGAATGGGGAACGGATTTCCGATCGGCGGTATTCTGATCAGTCCGAAATTCAAAGCAACACACGGTTTACTGGGTACTACTTTCGGCGGAAATCATCTGGCTTGTGCGGCAGCGTTAGCCGTTTTAAATACCATCGAACAGGAACAGCTTATCGAAAATGTTAACCAAATCAGTTCCTATTTTAGAGTACAAATTGAACAAATACCGGAAATCAAAAAAATAAAAGGAAAAGGATTGATGTTAGGGTTAGAATTTGATTTCGAGGTAAATACCTTACGTCAAAAACTGATTTATGAAGGCCATATTTTTACCGGTAATGCTTCTCAAAAAAATCTGTTACGAATTTTACCTCCGCTATCAATCACCAAACAGGATATCGATTCATTTATCACCGGGCTTCAAAAAGCCTTGCAATCCTTAAAATAA
- a CDS encoding TolB family protein, which translates to MKKNLLYISMLFLGISGHAQKLSDFNRVNIEGFYTNPVVSPDGTHALLTGEHFKGVYLLDIAKNAVQTISDKEGSGYGYSWDRNSTTFYFKEKGEKDFFTQSKVYAYDLSNKRRELKEEINHNFLPSYQGKETPIVVYTNVMTLKIEAKDLATEKTWVVTNDEGQFYNAILSNDGKKVAVHNGPNIFVYDLNNETKPIKVGTGIATSWSADDKYLLGFLDESENGHTVSNSELYLFDTKAFKPRKITNTEVFTEMFPSFSGKGKIVFSDDKTGRIFTSELKN; encoded by the coding sequence ATGAAAAAAAACCTACTGTACATTTCGATGTTGTTTTTAGGCATCAGCGGGCATGCACAAAAACTATCCGATTTTAATCGTGTAAACATCGAAGGATTTTACACAAATCCCGTGGTTTCACCAGACGGAACCCATGCCCTTTTAACCGGCGAACATTTTAAAGGTGTTTACCTTTTAGACATTGCCAAAAATGCAGTACAAACGATTTCCGATAAGGAAGGAAGCGGTTATGGCTACTCCTGGGATCGCAACAGTACTACTTTCTACTTCAAAGAAAAAGGAGAGAAAGATTTCTTTACCCAATCAAAAGTTTACGCTTATGATCTTTCTAACAAAAGACGTGAGCTGAAAGAAGAAATTAATCACAATTTCTTACCCTCCTATCAGGGGAAAGAAACCCCGATTGTGGTATACACCAATGTGATGACATTAAAAATTGAAGCCAAAGACCTTGCGACTGAAAAAACCTGGGTGGTTACCAATGATGAAGGACAGTTTTACAATGCTATATTATCAAACGACGGTAAAAAAGTAGCGGTACATAACGGTCCTAATATCTTTGTTTACGACCTGAACAACGAAACTAAACCGATTAAAGTAGGCACCGGAATCGCAACTTCCTGGTCGGCTGACGATAAATACCTGTTAGGATTTTTAGACGAAAGTGAAAACGGACATACCGTGAGTAATTCCGAATTGTACCTGTTTGACACCAAAGCTTTCAAACCGAGAAAAATTACCAACACCGAAGTTTTTACCGAAATGTTCCCTTCTTTCAGCGGAAAAGGTAAAATCGTATTCTCGGATGATAAAACCGGTAGAATTTTCACTTCTGAACTAAAAAACTAA
- the argG gene encoding argininosuccinate synthase: MKTVVLAYSGGLDTSFCLKYLQDKGYQVHTVLINTGGFSDTELQAITTRAYELGSFQHTNLDIIEKYYQKAIKYLIYGNVLKNNTYPLSVSAERVFQALEIINYAKKIGANAVAHGSTGAGNDQVRFDLIFQTIAPEMEIITPIRDLKLSRQEEVDYLKQKGVSYSWEKAQYSINKGIWGTSVGGKETLTSHLPLPDEAYPSSLQKNKPEKVVLEFVKGELVSLNGEKAAPTVNILKLEALASSFAIGRDIHVGDTIIGIKGRVGFEAAAPLIIIKAHHLLEKHVLVKWQQYWKEQLGNWYGMLFHEGQYLDPVMRNIEAFLTDTQKNVSGTVTVTLQPYHFTLDGIESEYDLMNSEFGQYGEINKAWSADDAKGFIKILGNSQTIYSQINKPDYD, encoded by the coding sequence ATCAAAACAGTGGTTTTAGCTTATAGCGGCGGACTCGACACTTCATTTTGTCTGAAATATTTACAAGACAAAGGATATCAGGTGCATACCGTTTTAATTAATACCGGCGGTTTTTCCGATACCGAATTACAAGCCATTACTACCCGCGCTTATGAGTTAGGAAGCTTTCAGCATACCAACCTTGATATTATTGAAAAATACTATCAAAAAGCAATTAAATACCTGATATACGGAAACGTACTAAAAAACAACACTTATCCTTTATCCGTAAGTGCCGAACGTGTTTTTCAGGCTTTGGAAATAATCAACTATGCTAAAAAAATCGGTGCCAATGCAGTAGCCCACGGAAGCACCGGTGCCGGAAACGATCAGGTTCGTTTTGACCTTATCTTTCAGACAATTGCACCGGAAATGGAGATCATTACGCCTATCCGCGATTTAAAATTATCCCGTCAGGAAGAAGTCGACTATCTGAAACAAAAAGGGGTTTCCTATTCCTGGGAAAAAGCACAATATTCGATCAATAAAGGGATTTGGGGAACCAGCGTAGGCGGAAAAGAAACACTTACTTCCCATCTTCCGCTACCGGATGAAGCCTATCCGTCATCGTTACAAAAAAACAAACCGGAAAAAGTGGTATTGGAATTTGTAAAAGGAGAATTAGTAAGTCTGAATGGTGAAAAAGCCGCACCAACGGTTAACATTCTAAAACTGGAAGCATTGGCAAGTTCTTTCGCAATTGGTCGTGATATTCATGTTGGCGACACCATAATCGGCATCAAAGGGCGTGTCGGATTTGAAGCGGCCGCTCCATTGATCATTATAAAAGCACATCATTTATTGGAAAAACACGTACTCGTTAAATGGCAGCAATACTGGAAAGAACAACTCGGCAACTGGTATGGCATGCTATTTCACGAAGGACAATATCTGGATCCGGTGATGCGCAATATTGAAGCCTTTCTTACCGATACCCAAAAGAATGTTTCCGGAACCGTTACCGTGACCTTACAACCCTATCATTTTACATTGGACGGTATCGAATCGGAATATGATTTAATGAATTCGGAATTCGGACAATATGGTGAAATCAACAAAGCGTGGTCGGCTGACGATGCTAAAGGATTCATCAAAATACTAGGAAACAGTCAAACGATTTATTCACAAATAAACAAGCCCGATTATGATTAA
- a CDS encoding N-acetylmuramoyl-L-alanine amidase, producing the protein MKKITTLLFALMLSLAANAQIIVIDPGHGYGATTSDNPDGRTATEIETSLEVGLRTRNLIQGSCSWTVYMTRTTNLNSWISVTQRATMSNNWNADRLLSIHCNAGGGTGTETFYCTADDADTAPDIAFAQKIQADMVSYGSWANRRCVEDNSFLAYHLGVLRYSSATACLNEIGFVDTTSDAAKLTSSTWRDSFASAYFNALKSNLGLTCSTSAPGAFTLTATPECNGTATRVRLNWTASANATSYDIYRNGALYASSITGTQYLNTAVTSGTAYTYYVKAKNAGSTTTNNSNGTLSATPPACGAPGAFTVTLTPTCSGTTSAINVTWTASANATTYDIYRNGNLYAPDVTGTSFLNTYLINAGTTYTYSMVAKNSAGSTSNSNGTRSAVAISCGAKMAAQSTVNGFENIQLFPNPSDGFVNLSVENVPDQKVNLMLVDTNGRIVFENNVMPSNNTLSEQIDIRNLATGMYILKITTDNKEYVRKIVKK; encoded by the coding sequence ATGAAAAAAATAACTACACTCCTTTTTGCCCTGATGTTGAGTTTAGCGGCAAATGCCCAAATTATTGTGATTGACCCGGGACATGGCTATGGTGCTACAACCAGCGATAATCCTGACGGCCGTACCGCTACCGAAATTGAAACCTCCCTTGAAGTAGGTTTACGTACCCGTAATCTTATCCAGGGTAGTTGTTCCTGGACGGTTTATATGACACGTACAACCAACCTGAACAGCTGGATTTCGGTTACCCAACGGGCAACAATGTCAAACAACTGGAACGCCGACCGTCTATTGAGTATTCATTGTAATGCAGGTGGCGGAACCGGAACGGAAACATTCTATTGTACTGCTGACGATGCTGACACCGCTCCGGATATTGCTTTTGCGCAAAAAATTCAAGCCGATATGGTTTCCTACGGTTCGTGGGCCAATAGAAGATGCGTAGAAGACAATAGCTTCTTGGCCTATCACCTCGGTGTATTGCGGTATTCGTCTGCAACCGCTTGTTTAAACGAAATCGGTTTTGTTGATACAACATCCGATGCCGCAAAACTAACCAGTTCTACCTGGAGAGATTCATTTGCTTCTGCTTATTTCAACGCTTTAAAATCCAACTTAGGATTAACTTGCAGCACAAGTGCACCGGGAGCATTTACTTTAACCGCTACCCCTGAATGTAACGGAACGGCTACACGTGTACGTTTAAACTGGACAGCTTCTGCCAATGCAACCAGCTATGATATTTATCGTAACGGTGCTTTATATGCCAGCAGCATTACCGGAACGCAATATCTGAATACAGCGGTTACTTCCGGAACGGCTTATACCTACTATGTAAAAGCGAAAAATGCAGGAAGTACTACAACCAACAACTCAAACGGAACATTATCAGCTACTCCGCCGGCTTGCGGTGCACCGGGTGCATTTACCGTTACGTTAACTCCAACGTGTAGCGGTACAACAAGTGCTATCAATGTGACCTGGACGGCTTCTGCCAATGCTACGACTTACGACATCTACCGCAACGGGAATCTATATGCTCCGGATGTTACCGGTACGTCGTTTTTAAATACTTATTTGATCAATGCCGGTACAACATATACGTATTCGATGGTCGCTAAAAACAGTGCCGGAAGCACAAGTAATTCCAACGGAACCCGTTCGGCAGTTGCGATCAGCTGTGGTGCTAAAATGGCTGCACAAAGTACTGTAAATGGCTTTGAAAATATTCAGCTATTCCCGAATCCTTCAGATGGTTTTGTTAATCTTTCGGTTGAAAATGTTCCGGATCAAAAAGTAAACCTAATGCTTGTGGATACAAACGGTCGTATTGTTTTCGAAAACAATGTGATGCCGTCCAACAATACATTATCGGAACAAATCGATATTCGTAATCTTGCTACCGGTATGTATATTCTGAAAATAACAACTGACAATAAAGAATATGTCCGTAAAATCGTGAAAAAGTAA